A section of the Acanthochromis polyacanthus isolate Apoly-LR-REF ecotype Palm Island chromosome 1, KAUST_Apoly_ChrSc, whole genome shotgun sequence genome encodes:
- the arhgap11a gene encoding LOW QUALITY PROTEIN: rho GTPase-activating protein 11A (The sequence of the model RefSeq protein was modified relative to this genomic sequence to represent the inferred CDS: inserted 1 base in 1 codon), whose protein sequence is MKVMEKNVMRLVAVQQLRAAYGIKTKNWNKNKAASCKLAASSSTKVFGVPLESLPYYNMECGSVPSFLVDACMKLLAHVDTEGLFRKSGSVVRLKALRAKLDVGEECLSAALPCDVAGLVKQFFRELPEPVLPTDLQEAFLKAQQLPTEEDRTSATMLLSCVLPDKNLCVLRYFFDFLHNVAQRSAENKMDSSNLSVILAPNLLHCGDGTEKMNANTEKRLKLQAAVVHCFIENAQSFGVLPPFLLDKVPAMMGCESPTHHELEELDLNSGMKRKPRRSLGDVVNGALNKIKTNRTPTKVTQADSLVFSSATPVIATPASKRKLPLESGHSFGFSNKKRKSVKKNLGIDLLPNALFSGTSTPGSAYSASGXLDTSQNILSSAGISRRQSATSARRKSRRLSNRHAVNRVESGKAGCFSPKVSKKEAPRKSLRLRFSLGKSSKDAGSESIGWRLATQESTTSFRFTKETEFSPTVLPRKTESKSSKYISKSEDNLLTPQCDSSALRTSWSGETPVGAQTFSGESFTDTPMNMCLKSNYVSEPAIVLSKPPAVSSLPMKLCCASSAESLESERSITESQTQTGPTLLRIKKAFTESGSDLQAVVQDSIEASITSKTKPPDSISVVPPETPAVTVLSVDTSSIPAQRRPLANEHNFTFGQIEIAALSPLHIDSVVFESDVYCSPVIRDDRDSHCAAQTSSCHDSTVERSETEAEQVNCSRLIDALDIQSPAHFRLGVSSGLQSTPYRLGLELTEELSTPPKTVHGTEAEIGTAVPNQQPLSPYRRETEKRRVADHIQHFNKLTLNSPRGQQIRSPLKFQRTPVRQTVRRINSILGDSRRPTRNAELPVSRSKVAKALSLESGLSPHPQRHPHLGEPQVGLSNSKCPIKKPPPVPPRKPSTLARKASALGDVTNKAQPKIKVDSSVCDPSAAQKALTQQVAEKEMNHYRGSPRNPLNQARLLSATKPVDL, encoded by the exons atgaaagtcaTGGAGAAGAATGTAATGCGTCTAGTGGCGGTGCAGCAGCTCCGAGCAGCGTATGGGATAAAGACAAAGaactggaacaaaaacaaagcagccaGCTGTAAGCTAGCAGCCAGCAGCTCG ACAAAAGTTTTCGGTGTTCCCTTGGAGAGCTTACCATACTATAAtatggaatgtgggagtgtgccAAG TTTTCTGGTAGATGCGTGCATGAAGCTGCTTGCACATGTGGACACAGAAGGCCTGTTCAGAAAATCAGGCTCCGTCGTCCGTCTGAAAGCACTCAGG GCAAAACTGGATGTGGGTGAGGAGTGCCTGTCCGCTGCTCTGCCCTGTGATGTGGCTGGTTTAGTGAAGCAGTTCTTCAGGGAGCTGCCAGAGCCTGTGCTACCCACAGATCTGCAGGAGGCCTTTCTCAAGGCCCAGCAGCTCCCCACCGAGGAGGACAGAACTTCTGCCACCATGCTGCTGTCCTGTGTACTGCCAGACAAAAACCTATGCGTCCTGCGTTACTTTTTTGACTTCCTGCACAATGTGGCTCAAAG GAGTGCAGAGAACAAAATGGACAGCAGTAACTTGTCAGTAATCTTGGCCCCCAACCTCCTTCACTGTGGAGATGGTACAGAGAAAATGAACGCTAACACGGAGAAACGGCTCAAACTACAGGCAGCTGTAGTCCACTGCTTCATAGAGAATGCCCAAAGCTTTG GGGTGCTCCCACCGTTTCTTCTTGACAAAGTTCCAGCCATGATGGGTTGTGAGTCTCCTACTCATCATGAGCTTGAAGAGCTGGATTTAAACTCAGGGATGAAGAGAAAACCAAGACGCAGCCTCGGAG aTGTGGTCAATGGTGCACTGAATAAGATAAAAACTAATAGAACACCTACAAAAGTCACCCAGGCAGACAGTCTTG TCTTTTCCTCTGCAACTCCTGTGATTGCAACACCAGCCTCCAAGCGAAAACTTCCTTTGGAATCTGGTCACTCTTTTGGATTTTCAAACAAGAAACGTAAATCTGTGAAAAAGAATCTTGGGATAGATTTACTTCCCAATGCTTTGTTCAGCGGGACCTCCACTCCTGGATCAG CCTACAGCGCTTCAG TCTTGGACACATCCCAAAATATCCTGTCGTCAGCGGGCATTTCCAGAAGACAATCGGCTACCTCTGCAAGGAGAAAGAGCCGGAGACTCAGCAACAGACATGCTGTCAACAG agTCGAATCTGGAAAAGCTGGTTGCTTTTCTCCTAAAGTCAGCAAAAAAGAAGCACCACGCAAGTCTCTGCGCCTGCGTTTCAGCCTGGGGAAGAGCAGCAAAGACGCT GGATCTGAGTCCATTGGCTGGCGACTCGCCACACAGGAGAGCACGACCAGCTTCCGTTTCACCAAAGAGACGGAGTTCAGTCCAACAGTTCTGCCCAGAAAAACAGAATCCAAGA GTTCAAAGTACATTAGTAAATCTGAAGACAACTTGCTGACGCCTCAGTGTGACTCAAGTGCCCTCCGGACCTCGTGGAGTGGGGAGACCCCAGTAGGAGCCCAGACCTTCAGTGGGGAGTCTTTCACAGACACACCCATGAACATGTGCCTCAAGAGCAACTACGTGTCTGAGCCTGCCATCGTTCTCTCCAAGCCTCCAGCAGTGAGCAGCCTTCCTATGAAGCTGTGTTGTGCCTCCAGCGCAGAGAGCCTTGAGAGTGAGCGCTCCATCACTGAATCCCAGACACAAACCGGCCCCACCCTGCTCAGAATAAAGAAGGCCTTCACAGAGTCGGGCAGTGACCTCCAGGCAGTCGTACAGGACTCCATAGAAGCAAGTATAACGAGTAAAACGAAACCACCAGATAGCATCTCAGTCGTTCCACCGGAGACTCCTGCTGTCACAGTTCTGTCTGTGGACACCTCCAGCATCCCAGCTCAGCGCAGGCCTCTGGCTAATGAACACAACTTTACTTTTGGCCAGATTGAAATAGCAGCTTTGTCTCCTTTGCATATTGATAGTGTGGTTTTTGAATCTGATGTATATTGTAGCCCCGTGATCAGGGATGACAGAGATTCTCACTGTGCTGCTCAGACCAGTAGCTGTCATGACTCCACGGTGGAACGGAGTGAAACCGAGGCAGAGCAGGTGAACTGCAGCAGGTTGATCGATGCTCTGGACATCCAGAGTCCTGCTCACTTCAGACTGGGTGTTTCTTCTGGACTGCAGTCAACTCCATACAGGCTTGGTCTTGAACTCACAGAAGAGCTTTCTACTCCTCCTAAAACGGTACATGGGACTGAAGCAGAGATTGGTACTGCAGTTCCAAACCAACAGCCCCTCTCACCATACAGACGGGAGACTGAGAAGCGCCGGGTGGCAGATCACATTCAGCACTTCAACAAACTCACCCTTAATTCTCCCAGGGGCCAACAGATCAGGTCACCGCTCAAGTTCCAGCGCACCCCTGTCCGGCAGACTGTCCGCAGGATCAACTCTATCTTGGGAGACAGCAGGAGACCGACTAGAAATGCAGAGCTCCCCGTCAGCCGGAGTAAAGTGGCGAAGGCTCTGAGTCTAGAGAGCGGCCTCTCCCCTCACCCACAGCGTCACCCTCATCTGGGAGAGCCACAAGTGGGACTGTCCAACAGCAAGTGCCCCATAAAGAAACCACCTCCAGTCCCGCCAAGAAAGCCAAGCACCCTGGCCCGTAAAGCCTCTGCTCTGGGCGACGTGACCAACAAGGCCCAACCAAAGATCAAAGTGGACTCTTCAGTGTGCGATCCGTCAGCAGCTCAGAAAGCGCTCACTCAGCAGGTAGCAGAGAAGGAGATGAACCATTACAGAGGCTCACCGAGAAACCCTCTCAACCAGGCACGGCTGCTGTCTGCTACCAAACCTGTCGATCTATAG
- the grem1b gene encoding gremlin-1, which translates to MANSTRIFCSMVFIIGLLSSPVDSKRNRGSQGAIPHPDKNNPNESEQQPQPPQAGSGSRQRPGASSPADEVLESSQEALHVTERQYLKRDWCKTQPLKQTIHEEGCVSRTIINRFCYGQCNSFYIPRHIRREEGAFQSCSFCKPKRFTTMTFTLNCPEQQPPTKKKRIQRVKQCRCISIDLD; encoded by the coding sequence ATGGCCAACTCGACGCGTATCTTCTGCAGTATGGTTTTCATCATTGGGCTGCTATCCTCTCCTGTGGATTCAAAAAGAAACCGAGGTTCACAAGGCGCCATTCCTCATCCTGACAAAAACAACCCAAACGAATCGGAGCAGCAACCGCAGCCTCCGCAGGCGGGCTCCGGCTCCAGGCAGAGGCCCGGCGCATCCTCGCCGGCCGACGAGGTGCTGGAGTCCAGCCAGGAAGCTTTACATGTGACGGAGCGCCAGTATTTGAAACGGGACTGGTGCAAGACACAGCCTCTCAAACAGACAATCCACGAGGAGGGCTGCGTCAGCCGCACCATCATCAACCGCTTCTGCTACGGACAGTGCAACTCCTTCTACATCCCCAGACACATCCGCAGGGAGGAGGGAGCCTTCCAGTCCTGTTCGTTTTGCAAGCCCAAGCGTTTTACCACCATGACTTTTACTTTGAACTGTCCGGAACAGCAGCCACCCACCAAGAAGAAACGCATCCAGCGCGTCAAACAGTGCCGCTGCATATCCATAGACCTGGACTAA